In Vitis vinifera cultivar Pinot Noir 40024 chromosome 11, ASM3070453v1, a genomic segment contains:
- the LOC100854288 gene encoding metalloendoproteinase 3-MMP-like has protein sequence MVPNLSPMSFIFLFLFMFPITSHANGENPSPFEFIKDLEGCQKGHKVKDIHKLKKYLQQFGYLSYSHSEYQTHADNDDFDDLLEFAIKTYQTNYYLKASGNLDSETVSVMVKPRCGVADIINGTSRMRSGSRSYPHGYGSLHTVAHYSFFAGSPRWPPSNTHLTYAFLSGTSSTTMSAVTRAFGQWASATDFTFAETQDYTNADMKIGFQRGDHGDGFPFDGPGGTIAHSFSPTDGRLHFDGDESWVVGAVAGAFDVETVALHEIGHLLGLGHSSVEGAIIFPTIAFGVTKGLNEDDIQGIQALYNFRTRTGSCSYEIM, from the coding sequence ATGGTACCTAATCTTTCTCCCATGTCAttcattttcctctttcttttcatGTTTCCTATCACATCTCATGCAAATGGTGAAAACCCATCTCCATTTGAGTTTATCAAGGATCTTGAGGGATGTCAAAAGGGACACAAAGTTAAAGACATCCATAAGCTCAAGAAGTACCTTCAACAGTTTGGTTACTTGAGCTATAGCCATTCCGAATACCAAACCCATGCCGACAATGATGATTTTGATGATCTCTTAGAGTTTGCCATCAAAACCTACCAGACCAATTACTACCTCAAGGCCAGTGGAAATCTAGACTCTGAAACAGTGTCCGTGATGGTGAAGCCTCGCTGTGGCGTAGCAGATATCATCAATGGCACGAGCAGAATGAGGTCGGGAAGCAGAAGCTATCCGCATGGCTATGGATCTCTCCATACAGTAGCTCATTATTCCTTCTTCGCAGGATCCCCAAGATGGCCACCTTCCAATACCCATCTCACCTATGCATTTCTTTCCGGCACCTCAAGTACGACCATGAGCGCTGTGACGAGAGCTTTTGGCCAGTGGGCTTCTGCAACGGACTTCACCTTTGCAGAGACTCAAGACTACACGAATGCTGACATGAAAATTGGTTTTCAGAGGGGTGATCATGGAGATGGATTCCCGTTTGATGGCCCCGGTGGAACCATAGCTCATTCTTTTTCCCCAACTGATGGAAGGCTTCATTTTGATGGGGATGAATCATGGGTAGTAGGTGCTGTTGCTGGTGCATTTGACGTGGAGACTGTTGCCTTGCATGAGATAGGTCATCTTCTTGGACTTGGTCATAGTTCAGTTGAAGGCGCTATCATTTTTCCCACCATTGCCTTTGGAGTGACTAAGGGTTTGAATGAGGATGACATTCAAGGAATTCAGGCTCTGTACAACTTTAGGACTAGAACTGGCTCTTGCTCTTATGAAATTATGTAG
- the LOC100854235 gene encoding probable LRR receptor-like serine/threonine-protein kinase At3g47570 — protein sequence MLMKKHFYKISLMGMLMVHSFRVSLAISSSNVTDISALLAFKSEIVGSNWTETENFCNWVGVTCSHRRQRVTGLRLGGMGLQGTISPYVGNLSFLVRLDLSNNSFHGHLIPEIGHLRRLEVLILEGNLLEGAIPASIHHCQKLKVISLSKNGFVGVIPKELSFLSSLRHLFLGRNNLTGTIPPSLVNNSKLEWLGLEQNYLQGSIPNEIGNLQNLQQLSLSQNGLTGLIPPSIFNISSLRGVSLSFHSLSGTLPSSLGLWLPNLEELDLGGNQLSGNIPLCLSNSSYLKKLRLSSNQFSGPVLKSLGHLEHLVELDLAGNQLTSQSGSLELSFLTALTGCKSLEKLSISNNPLNGLLPESVGNLSSSLQMFVASSCEIKGPIPKGIGSLKILNWLELSNNHLNGTIPSTVKGMKSLQRLHIGGNRLEENIPNEICLLTKLGEMELQNNNLSGSIPSCIGNLNHLQIMDLSSNSLSSSIPSSLWSLENIWFLNLSCNSLHGSLNANMRALKMLESIDLSWNRISGNIPTIFGAFESLSSLNLSRNSFGGHISGSLGELITLDFMDLSHNNLSGAIPKSLEALSHLQYLNLSVNNLSGEIPSRGPFENFTATSFLENGALCGQAIFQVPPCRSHGPRNSKSASLLKYILPTLASAAILVAAILVALIRMMMKNRRCNARTGEHLVREVDQIISYEGLCQATDDFSEANIIGVGGFGSVFKGILNDKFTVAIKVLNLQLEGALAHFNAEFVALRNVRHTNLVKLICSCSETELGALVLPYMPNGSLEKWLYSENYCLNLFQRVSIMVDVASALEYLHHGLPDPVVHCDLNPSNVLLDNDMVAHVGDFGIAKILTHKRPATPSITLGTLGYVAPEHGMSGRVSTRTDVYSYGIMLLGMLTGKKPTDDMFSGELTLRQWVTSSISNKIMEVIDRKLLKTEDGGDAIATNCNLLAISSWG from the exons ATGTTGATGAAGAAGCACTTTTACAAGATCTCCCTTATGGGAATGCTGATGGTGCATTCATTTAGGGTCAGCCTGGCTATTTCTTCCTCAAACGTCACTGATATATCTGCTCTACTTGCCTTTAAATCAGAGATTGTGGGAAGTAACTGGACTGAAACTGAAAACTTCTGTAACTGGGTTGGAGTAACTTGCAGCCATAGAAGACAGCGAGTAACAGGTTTGCGCCTTGGAGGCATGGGTCTCCAAGGCACCATCTCTCCTTATGTTGGTAACCTTTCCTTCCTTGTTAGGCTTGATCTCTCTAACAACAGTTTTCATGGCCATCTGATACCTGAAATAGGTCATTTGCGTCGCTTGGAAGTGCTCATATTAGAAGGGAACCTGTTGGAAGGAGCGATCCCTGCAAGTATACATCACTGCCAAAAGCTTAAAGTCATCTCTCTTTCAAAGAATGGATTTGTTGGAGTCATACCAAAAGAGTTAAGCTTCTTATCTTCACTACGTCACTTATTCCTTGGACGAAACAATCTTACAGGTACCATTCCACCTTCCTTGGTCAACAACTCAAAGTTAGAATGGCTTGGTTTAGAACAAAACTACCTTCAAGGAAGCATTCCAAATGAGATAGGGAATCTTCAAAATTTGCAGCAACTTAGCTTGTCTCAAAATGGCCTTACTGGTTTGATACCCCCCTCAATTTTCAATATCTCCTCTCTACGAGGAGTGTCCTTGTCATTCCATTCCCTTTCAGGAACTCTTCCATCGAGCCTTGGGCTTTGGCTTCCAAATCTTGAAGAACTTGACCTAGGAGGTAATCAGCTTAGTGGAAATATCCCTTTGTGTCTGTCAAATTCTTCTTACCTCAAAAAATTACGTTTAAGTTCCAACCAATTCTCGGGACCAGTCCTCAAAAGTCTAGGCCACTTGGAACACCTGGTAGAGCTTGATCTGGCAGGAAATCAACTAACAAGTCAATCAGGAAGTCTTGAACTTAGCTTTCTTACAGCTTTGACAGGATGCAAATCCCTGGAAAAGTTGTCTATAAGCAATAATCCATTGAATGGCCTACTACCAGAATCTGTTGGAAATTTGTCAAGTTCCCTTCAAATGTTTGTTGCTTCTTCATGCGAAATAAAGGGTCCAATTCCAAAGGGTATTGgttcattgaaaattttgaattggcTTGAATTGAGCAACAACCACCTGAACGGAACCATTCCATCAACAGTTAAGGGAATGAAAAGCCTGCAGAGGTTGCATATCGGTGGCAATCGACTTGAAGAAAACATTCCAAATGAGATTTGCCTTCTAACTAAATTGGGGGAAATGGAACTTCAAAACAATAACCTGTCAGGATCAATTCCAAGTTGCATAGGAAATCTAAATCATTTACAGATCATGGACCTGAGTTCCAATTCACTATCCTCATCAATTCCATCCAGCTTATGGAGCCTTGAAAATATCTGGTTCTTGAATTTGTCATGTAATTCACTGCATGGAAGCCTCAATGCCAACATGAGAGCTTTGAAAATGCTGGAAAGCATTGACTTATCTTGGAACCGAATCTCAGGTAACATTCCAACCATTTTTGGTGCCTTTGAAAGCTTAAGTTCTCTTAACCTCTCAAGGAACTCATTCGGGGGACATATTTCTGGATCACTTGGTGAATTGATAACATTGGATTTTATGGACCTCTCCCACAACAATCTATCTGGTGCAATACCCAAATCTTTGGAGGCTCTTTCACATCTCCAATACTTGAACTTGTCTGTCAATAACCTATCAGGGGAAATTCCAAGCAGAGGGCCTTTTGAAAACTTCACGGCAACATCTTTTCTGGAGAATGGAGCGCTTTGTGGGCAAGCAATTTTTCAAGTTCCACCTTGTAGAAGTCATGGGCCCCGGAATTCAAAATCTGCATCTCTCTTGAAATATATTCTTCCAACTTTGGCATCGGCGGCAATCCTTGTAGCGGCAATCCTTGTAGCTCTCATTCGAATGATGATGAAGAACCGAAGGTGTAATGCAAGAACAGGTGAACATCTGGTACGTGAAGTGGATCAGATAATTTCATATGAAGGACTTTGTCAAGCTACAGATGATTTCTCAGAAGCCAACATTATTGGAGTGGGAGGTTTTGGTTCTGTATTCAAAGGAATACTTAATGACAAGTTCACGGTTGCCATTAAAGTTCTAAATTTGCAACTTGAGGGAGCTCTTGCCCACTTTAATGCGGAATTTGTGGCTCTCAGAAACGTTCGGCACACGAATCTTGTTAAGCTCATATGTTCATGCTCTGAAACTGAGCTTGGTGCTCTAGTTTTACCATATATGCCTAATGGAAGCCTGGAGAAGTGGTTGTATTCTGAAAACTACTGTTTGAATCTCTTCCAAAGAGTGAGCATCATGGTGGATGTTGCATCAGCCTTGGAATATTTGCATCATGGTCTACCAGACCCTGTGGTTCACTGTGATTTGAACCCCAGCAATGTCCTCTTAGACAATGACATGGTTGCACATGTGGGTGACTTTGGCATTGCAAAGATATTGACACATAAGAGGCCTGCCACACCAAGCATTACTCTAGGTACCCTTGGTTATGTTGCACCAG AGCATGGCATGAGTGGAAGGGTGTCAACAAGAACTGATGTTTACAGCTATGGGATAATGTTGTTGGGGATGCTTACAGGAAAGAAGCCCACTGATGATATGTTTTCCGGGGAACTAACTTTGAGGCAGTGGGTTACGTCTTCAATTTCTAACAAAATAATGGAAGTCATAGATCGTAAACTATTGAAGACCGAAGATGGAGGAGATGCAATTGCCACAAATTGCAATCTTTTAGCCATTTCAAGTTGGGGTTAG
- the LOC100244409 gene encoding probable LRR receptor-like serine/threonine-protein kinase At3g47570, translating into MWDCYTASFKSGATHTRSKSTLWEYSSVCSRLTWLASAANQFAGQVPTSLGLLEHLVSLNLVENQPRSQSESHELSFLTALTRCRSLERQYRNSCQIKGSIPKRIMSLKYLNWLDLGDYNLNGAIPSTITRMKNLRRLYLAANILGVGSFGSVFKGILSEGTLVAVKVLNLQLEGAFKSFDAECKVLARVRHRNLVKVISSCSNPELRALVLQYMPNGSLEKWLYSFNYCFSLFQRVSIMEDVALALEYLHHGQAEPVVQCDLKPSNVLLDDEMVAHVGDFGIAKILTQKKTETQTKTLGTLGYIAPGKNTLMICFSEN; encoded by the exons ATGTGGGATTGCTACACAGCATCCTTTAAATCTGGAGCAACTCATACTAGGAGTAAATCAACTTTGTGGGAATATTCTTCGGTATGTTCTCGGCTCACATGGTTGGCATCAGCTGCAAACCAATTTGCGGGTCAAGTTCCCACAAGTCTTGGTCTCTTGGAACACCTCGTCTCACTTAATCTGGTAGAAAATCAACCAAGAAGTCAATCAGAAAGTCATGAACTCAGTTTCCTTACTGCTTTGACAAGATGCAGATCATTGGAAAGGCAGTACAGAA ATTCATGCCAAATAAAGGGCTCAATTCCAAAGAGAATCATGtccttgaaatatttgaattgGCTTGATTTGGGGGACTACAATCTGAATGGAGCCATCCCATCAACAATTACGAGAATGAAAAACTTGCGGAGATTGTATCTTGCTG CCAACATCCTTGGAGTGGGAAGCTTTGGTTCTGTTTTCAAAGGAATACTTTCTGAGGGGACACTTGTTGCTGTTAAAGTTCTGAATCTACAACTGGAGGGTGCTTTCAAAAGTTTTGATGCAGAATGCAAAGTGCTGGCAAGGGTTCGACATAGGAATCTGGTTAAAGTCATAAGCTCATGCTCCAACCCTGAGCTAAGAGCTCTTGTGCTGCAATACATGCCCAATGGAAGCCTTGAGAAATGGCTGTATTCTTTCAACTACTGCTTTAGTCTCTTCCAAAGAGTGAGCATCATGGAGGATGTTGCATTAGCTTTGGAGTATCTTCATCATGGTCAAGCCGAGCCTGTGGTGCAATGTGATTTGAAGCCCAGCAATGTCCTCTTGGATGATGAGATGGTTGCTCATGTGGGTGACTTTGGCATTGCAAAAATTTTGACCCAAAAAAAGACTGAAACACAAACCAAGACTCTAGGCACTCTTGGCTATATTGCACCAG GAAAAAACACACTGATGATATGTTTTTCGGAGAATTGA
- the LOC100266729 gene encoding uncharacterized protein LOC100266729 encodes MCNKGIARVSDSVDQKQHQAVYLMDSPSATPSSAHGSNDENPRVKFLCSFSGSILPRPQDGKLRYVGGETRIVSVPRDIGYEELMGKMKELFDMAAVLKYQQPDEDLDALVSVVNDDDVTNMMEEYDKLGSGDGFTRLRIFLFSHPDQDGGSSHFVDVDDTERRYVDALNNLNDASDFRKQQVGESPTMSAIDDIHLAEQFFNSISLEGGLHNQRNCEMPMSQFNLHHLTIPHMGSGQHQPVAQRYNEMESQWNPAYFSPRHHGHHDARPLAEYPSSPSSARFRMPFGELPDKCIDRLPEEYSRQPVNPQAPYDHQPQASDNVVWLPTGAISSEKAGFPGSMLHGPNVFEGNSICEHCRMTFHRHLEQPNMGNGLPPVANPCAECPPGRESFLLNTDAKMQHGIYPKEHNDPRSLYNETHNHERGWILQHQLNPRAEDARAQISGAGRLNDPYIVDGSGVNFPVAHGNLLDNHHVSSNYVHHEDPRYIRTGPELGNGVFHDQAAAAGPAINVPPLEERAVRYGNLPYPYGADNLYQVSHGHVPAHALWRNVQNPMHGAPSYEASTSTCQASGSVNPGPIRGTREGSPRFCVGLDNQNPWGESSQKILGFDGSALPDYSYGHATKLNPNTHGQEGQHPFTPGPVPSPSDMLKFAAPMEPLHFTNSSPTLMDDKFVASANLSYNPESRNDNNVNQTVIMEAKQAFREGKEEIHMEKVEDNDMPVTSLPEKNNNADKKCEVASLEPVNLPAEDNVFKPVVNDCAPLEEDAKLDVSNLSFLPELIASVKRAALESAEEVKAKVQENADAVHASSTKEASNELETANALGDLELDSDNDNVNTFKIEPTKAEEEALSRGLQTIKNDDLEEIRELGSGTYGAVYHGKWKGSDVAIKRIKASCFAGRPSERERLIADFWKEALILSSLHHPNVVSFYGIVRDGPGGSLATVTEFMVNGSLKQFLQKKDRTIDRRKRRIIAMDASFGMEYLHGKNIVHFDLKCENLLVNMRDPHRPVCKIGDLGLSKVKQHTLVSGGVRGTLPWMAPELLSGKTNMVTEKIDVYSFGIVMWELLTGDEPYADMHCASIIGGIVNNTLRPQIPRWCEPEWKYLMESCWASDPAERPSFSEISQKLRNMADAPITK; translated from the exons ATGTGTAATAAAGGAATTGCACGCGTGAGCGACTCTGTTGATCAGAAACAGCACCAGGCTGTGTATTTGATGGATAGCCCTTCTGCGACTCCTAGTTCAGCACATGGGTCGAACGATGAGAACCCTCGTGTGAAGTTTTTGTGTAGTTTTTCTGGTAGTATATTGCCCAGGCCACAGGATGGGAAGCTGAGGTATGTGGGTGGGGAGACGAGAATTGTAAGCGTGCCCCGGGATATTGGTTATGAGGAGCTGATGGGGAAGATGAAGGAGCTTTTTGATATGGCGGCAGTTTTGAAATACCAGCAACCTGATGAGGATCTTGATGCTCTTGTCTCGGTTGTGAACGATGATGACGTGACCAATATGATGGAGGAATATGACAAGTTGGGTTCTGGGGATGGGTTCACTAGGCTTAGGATTTTTCTGTTTTCGCATCCCGACCAAGATGGTGGTTCTTCGCATTTTGTTGATGTTGATGATACTGAGAGGAGGTATGTGGATGCTTTGAATAATTTAAACGATGCTTCGGATTTTAGGAAGCAGCAGGTGGGTGAGTCGCCGACTATGAGTGCAATTGATGATATTCATTTGGCCGAACAGTTCTTTAACTCCATAAGTCTTGAGGGTGGCCTCCATAACCAGAGAAACTGTGAGATGCCTATGTCTCAGTTCAACTTGCATCACCTTACAATTCCTCATATGGGGTCGGGGCAACACCAACCTGTTGCTCAGAGGTATAATGAAATGGAGTCTCAGTGGAACCCTGCCTACTTTTCCCCTAGGCATCACGGACACCATGATGCAAGGCCGCTGGCAGAGTATCCATCTTCACCTTCATCTGCGAGGTTCCGCATGCCATTTGGGGAGTTACCAGATAAATGCATTGATAGACTGCCTGAAGAATACAGTCGGCAGCCAGTGAATCCCCAAGCTCCATATGATCATCAACCACAAGCTTCAGATAATGTTGTATGGCTGCCAACAGGAGCTATATCCAGTGAGAAGGCAGGTTTTCCGGGTAGCATGCTTCATGGCCCCAATGTTTTTGAAGGGAATAGTATCTGTGAGCATTGCCGGATGACTTTCCATAGACATTTAGAGCAACCCAACATGGGGAATGGATTGCCTCCAGTTGCTAATCCATGTGCAGAGTGCCCCCCAGGTAGGGAGTCTTTTTTGTTGAATACAGATGCAAAAATGCAGCATGGAATATATCCAAAAGAGCACAATGATCCTCGATCTCTGTATAATGAAACTCATAATCATGAACGGGGATGGATTCTACAGCATCAGTTGAATCCTCGGGCTGAGGATGCAAGAGCTCAAATCTCTGGAGCTGGAAGGTTGAATGATCCGTACATTGTAGATGGTTCTGGCGTGAATTTTCCAGTTGCACATGGTAATTTGCTGGATAACCATCATGTGTCTTCAAATTATGTCCATCATGAAGACCCACGGTACATTCGAACTGGACCTGAATTGGGGAATGGAGTATTCCATGACCAAGCTGCAGCTGCTGGCCCTGCTATCAATGTTCCTCCTCTGGAAGAGCGTGCTGTTCGCTATGGCAATTTGCCTTATCCTTATGGAGCTGATAATCTTTACCAAGTCTCACACGGACATGTACCTGCACATGCTTTATGGAGAAATGTTCAGAACCCAATGCATGGTGCTCCCTCTTATGAAGCATCCACTTCTACCTGTCAAGCAAGTGGTTCAGTTAATCCAGGACCCATTAGGGGTACACGGGAGGGTAGTCCTAGGTTCTGTGTTGGGTTAGATAATCAAAATCCTTGGGGTGAATCATCACAGAAAATACTAGGTTTTGATGGCTCTGCTCTCCCTGATTATTCTTATGGCCATGCTACAAAATTGAACCCAAACACTCATGGTCAGGAAGGCCAACACCCATTTACTCCAGGTCCTGTTCCATCCCCATCTGACATGTTAAAGTTTGCTGCTCCTATGGAACCATTGCATTTCACAAATTCATCTCCAACTTTAATGGATGATAAGTTTGTTGCTTCAGCCAATTTGAGTTACAATCCAGAATCAAGGAATGATAATAATGTAAATCAAACAGTTATAATGGAGGCTAAACAAGCTTTtagagaaggaaaagaagagatTCACATGGAGAAGGTTGAAGATAATGATATGCCAGTTACCTCCCTTCCAGAGAAAAACAATAATGCAGATAAGAAATGTGAGGTGGCATCTCTGGAGCCTGTCAATTTACCAGCTGAAGATAATGTTTTTAAACCTGTTGTCAACGATTGTGCTCCTCTTGAAGAAGATGCTAAACTGGATGTTAGCAATTTGTCTTTCTTACCAGAGTTGATTGCTTCTGTCAAAAGGGCTGCATTAGAAAGTGCTGAGGAGGTGAAAGCTAAAGTTCAAGAAAATGCTGATGCAGTGCATGCTTCATCAACTAAAGAGGCCTCAAACGAATTGGAGACAGCC AATGCCCTGGGGGATTTGGAGTTGGATTCTGACAATGATAATGTGAATACATTCAAGATTGAGCCAACAAAGGCTGAAGAAGAAGCTCTTTCAAGGGGATTACAG acaataaaaaatgatgatctGGAGGAGATTCGGGAATTAGGTTCTGGTACGTATGGAGCTGTTTACCATGGAAAATGGAAGGGGTCTGATGTAGCAATAAAGAGAATCAAAGCCAGCTGCTTTGCTGGGAGACCATCTGAAAGAGAACGTTTG ATTGCGGATTTCTGGAAGGAGGCTTTGATATTGAGTTCATTACATCATCCAAATGTCGTTTCCTTTTATGGTATAGTTCGTGATGGCCCTGGTGGCTCTTTAGCAACTGTGACAGAATTCATGGTTAATGGTTCTTTGAAACAATTTTTGCAGAAAAAGGACAG GACAATAGATCGTCGGAAGAGACGCATCATAGCTATGGATGCTTCATTTGGAATGGAGTATTTACATGGCAAGAATATTGTACATTTTGACTTAAAATGTGAGAATTTATTAGTAAATATGAGAGATCCACATCGGCCTGTTTGCAAG ATTGGTGACTTGGGTTTATCAAAGGTTAAACAGCATACGTTAGTATCAGGAGGTGTTCGTGGAACACTTCCTTGGATGGCACCAGAGCTTCTTAGTGGGAAAACCAACATGGTAACAGAAAAG ATTGATGTATACTCATTTGGAATTGTGATGTGGGAATTGCTTACTGGGGACGAACCTTATGCAGATATGCATTGTGCTTCTATAATTG GAGGAATCGTGAACAACACATTGCGTCCACAAATTCCAAGATGGTGCGAACCCGAATGGAAATATTTGATGGAGAGTTGCTGGGCTTCCGATCCAGCAGAGAGGCCATCATTCTCAGAAATCTCTCAAAAGCTGAGGAATATGGCTGATGCCCCAATTACAAAATAA